Proteins from one Pseudarthrobacter sp. BIM B-2242 genomic window:
- the nucS gene encoding endonuclease NucS, producing MRLVIARCSVDYVGRLKAHLPLATRLLLVKADGSVLVHSDGGSYKPLNWMSPPATLRVSSPEDVDLELGVTEQWTVQSAKTDDRLIINIHEHIHESSHDLGVDPGLIKDGVEADLQRLLADQIETLGSGFSLIRREYFTAIGPVDILARDANGATVAIELKRRGDIDGVEQLTRYLELLNRDPLLAPVRGIFAAQQIKPQAKVLANDRGIDCVTLDYDAMRGVDDTESRLF from the coding sequence GTGCGACTTGTCATAGCCCGATGTTCAGTTGATTATGTTGGCCGGCTCAAAGCCCATCTCCCCCTTGCTACCAGGCTCCTGCTGGTCAAGGCCGATGGCTCCGTGCTGGTCCATTCAGACGGCGGTTCGTACAAGCCGCTGAACTGGATGAGCCCGCCGGCAACCCTGCGTGTCTCGTCGCCGGAGGATGTTGACCTTGAGCTGGGCGTCACCGAACAGTGGACCGTCCAGTCCGCCAAAACCGATGACCGCCTCATCATCAATATCCATGAGCACATCCATGAGTCGTCCCACGACCTGGGAGTTGACCCCGGCCTGATCAAGGACGGCGTGGAAGCGGATCTGCAGCGTCTGCTTGCTGACCAGATTGAAACCCTCGGCAGCGGCTTTTCGCTGATCCGCCGTGAGTACTTCACCGCCATCGGGCCCGTGGACATCCTTGCCCGGGACGCCAACGGCGCAACCGTGGCCATCGAACTGAAGCGGCGCGGCGATATCGACGGCGTGGAGCAGCTGACCCGCTACCTGGAGCTGCTGAACCGCGACCCGCTGCTGGCTCCGGTCCGCGGAATCTTCGCCGCCCAGCAAATCAAACCCCAGGCCAAGGTGCTGGCCAACGACCGCGGCATCGACTGCGTCACACTGGACTACGACGCCATGCGGGGCGTCGACGACACCGAATCGCGGCTGTTCTGA
- a CDS encoding cold-shock protein produces the protein MAQGTVKWFNAEKGFGFITPDDSDGDVFVHYSEIQTGGFKTLDENQRVQFEIGQGAKGPQATGVTLV, from the coding sequence ATGGCACAGGGAACCGTCAAGTGGTTCAACGCTGAAAAGGGCTTCGGCTTCATCACCCCGGATGACTCCGATGGCGATGTCTTCGTTCACTACTCCGAGATCCAGACCGGTGGTTTCAAGACCCTCGACGAGAACCAGCGCGTTCAGTTCGAAATCGGTCAGGGCGCCAAGGGCCCCCAGGCTACCGGCGTAACGCTGGTCTAG
- a CDS encoding ATP/GTP-binding protein — MPRSNRPRRPASGKGPAAKGSLAGKVSGKKGNGEVPELDLERARAGIARRESAPDGEWMVRTMTARNAEKTYICPGCSTAVVPGVAHLVVWKDDHLFGAAAGLAERRHWHTNCWLSRTYRYR; from the coding sequence ATGCCGCGTTCCAACCGTCCCCGCCGCCCTGCCTCCGGGAAGGGTCCCGCTGCCAAGGGGAGCCTGGCCGGCAAAGTATCGGGCAAGAAGGGGAACGGCGAGGTTCCGGAGCTGGATCTGGAGCGTGCCCGGGCAGGAATTGCGCGGCGCGAAAGCGCTCCCGACGGCGAGTGGATGGTCAGGACGATGACCGCCAGGAACGCGGAAAAGACCTACATCTGCCCAGGCTGCTCCACGGCAGTTGTTCCCGGGGTGGCCCATTTGGTGGTGTGGAAGGACGACCACCTCTTTGGTGCCGCCGCCGGTCTCGCCGAGCGCCGTCACTGGCACACCAACTGCTGGCTGTCCCGGACATACCGCTACCGCTGA